The following proteins are encoded in a genomic region of Xenopus laevis strain J_2021 chromosome 3L, Xenopus_laevis_v10.1, whole genome shotgun sequence:
- the anxa2.L gene encoding annexin A2-B (The RefSeq protein has 3 substitutions compared to this genomic sequence): protein MALIHEILGKLSLEGNQSSSRQSKLGSVKAATHFDAEKDAAAIETAIKTKGVDELTIINILTNRSNEQRQDIAFAFHRRTKKDLPSALKGALSGNLETVMLGLIKTRPQYDASELKASMKGLGTDEDTLIEIICSRTNKELLDIQNAYRELFKTELEKDIMSDTSGDFRKLMVALAKGRRQEDGNMVDYEKIDQDARELYEAGVKRKGTDVTKWITIMTERSHPHLQKVFERYKSYSPYDIEESIKKEVKGDLENAFLNLVQCIQNKPLYFADRLYESMKGKGTKDKILIRIMVSRRNLDMLKIRQEFKKKYGKSLHYFIGQDTKGDYQRALLNLCGGDD, encoded by the exons ATGGCGCTTATTCATGAGATCCTGGGCAAGCTGTCCTTGGAAGGAAAT CAATCATCTTCAAGGCAGTCCAAATTAGGTTCAGTCAAAGCAGCCACACACTTTGATGCAGAAAAGGATGCAGCAGCCATCGAAACTGCCATTAAGACTAAAG GTGTGGACGAGCTGACGATCATTAATATTCTAACAAACCGCAGTAATGAACAGAGACAAGACATAGCATTTGCCTTCCACAGGAGAACAAAGAAG GACCTGCCATCGGCTTTAAAGGGAGCTCTCTCTGGTAATTTGGAAACTGTGATGCTGGGACTAATAAAGACTCGGCCTCAGTATGATGCTTCGGAGCTGAAGGCTTCAATGAAG GGACTGGGCACTGATGAAGATACCTTAATTGAGATCATCTGCTCCAGGACAAATAAAGAGTTGCTGGATATTCAAAATGCATACAGAGAAT TATTCAAGACAGAACTGGAAAAAGACATTATGTCTGACACATCTGGCGATTTCCGTAAATTAATGGTGGCTCTTGCTAAG GGAAGACGGCAGGAAGACGGTAACATGGTAGATTATGAGAAGATTGATCAAGATGCAAGG GAGCTGTATGAAGCTGGGGTGAAGAGGAAAGGTACAGACGTGACCAAATGGATCACAATAATGACAGAAAGGAGCATCCCCCACCTTCAGAAAG TATTTGAAAGATACAAGAGCTACAGCCCATATGACATTGAGGAGAGCATAAAGAAGGAAGTGAAAGGAGATCTGGAGAATGCCTTTTTGAATCTAG TTCAGTGcatccagaacaaacccctatATTTTGCTGACAGACTGTACGAGTCAATGAAG GGCAAAGGAACCAAAGACAAAATCTTGATCCGAATTATGGTTTCACGAAGTGAATTAGACATGCTGAAAATCAGACAAGAATTTAAGAAGAAATATGGCAAATCGTTACATTACTTCATTGGG CAAGACACAAAAGGTGATTACCAGCGTGCCCTCCTTAACCTCTGTGGAGGAGATGATTAA